The following proteins come from a genomic window of Polyangiaceae bacterium:
- a CDS encoding thioredoxin family protein has product MQRMLWAGLMLFAGCSPAVAPPAPPPTTAPPVATTSAAAPVASVPASKETPAAPVGFIEDDVNAALTRAKADGKLVFVDAWAPWCHTCLSMKHFVFSDPALSRFSDQVVFASVDTDRDENADFVQKYAIDVWPTLFVLEAKKGEVLGYWPGSASLREVEKLLSDALAVAEEQSSVAPGTPLARLLAGKRAQAHQKYAEAAQAYEQAVRGAPASWPRRSEALVGWIQSLHRARRAKECVAVGEKHAREVTGAAQPADFCALWLSCAKGLSTEAEKKAVRRAATERLEEIVASPPADASADDIADAWQILANARVDLGDKKGAREAHEKRIALLEAAAAKAPDPAAAATYDYGRAVSYMALGQGDKAIAMLEQREREIPDSYEPPARLASVLVHMKRWDAALGAVNRALAHAYGPRKLDYLELKERILRAQGNGTALVEVLEQQLAGWQEQAGRLKSTPKELSEVKARLEKARAANPKPKP; this is encoded by the coding sequence ATGCAGAGGATGCTCTGGGCCGGGCTGATGCTTTTCGCTGGCTGCAGCCCCGCGGTTGCGCCGCCAGCGCCGCCGCCGACGACGGCGCCGCCGGTAGCGACCACCTCGGCTGCAGCTCCCGTGGCGAGCGTACCGGCCTCCAAGGAAACGCCCGCGGCGCCCGTCGGGTTCATCGAAGACGACGTGAACGCCGCGCTGACCCGGGCGAAGGCCGACGGCAAGCTCGTGTTCGTGGATGCGTGGGCACCGTGGTGCCACACCTGCCTGAGCATGAAGCACTTCGTATTTTCGGATCCCGCGCTGTCACGTTTCTCCGACCAAGTGGTGTTCGCGTCCGTGGACACGGACCGCGACGAGAACGCGGACTTCGTGCAGAAGTACGCCATCGACGTGTGGCCCACGCTCTTCGTGCTCGAAGCGAAGAAGGGCGAGGTGCTCGGCTATTGGCCCGGCAGCGCCTCGCTCCGCGAGGTGGAAAAGCTGCTGAGCGACGCGCTCGCCGTGGCGGAAGAGCAGAGCAGCGTTGCGCCCGGCACGCCGCTGGCTCGATTGCTCGCTGGTAAGCGAGCCCAGGCCCACCAGAAGTACGCGGAGGCGGCCCAGGCCTACGAGCAAGCGGTGCGCGGGGCGCCCGCGAGCTGGCCGCGGCGCAGCGAAGCGCTGGTGGGGTGGATCCAGAGCCTGCATCGCGCTCGCCGCGCCAAGGAGTGCGTCGCCGTGGGCGAAAAACACGCCCGAGAGGTGACGGGCGCGGCGCAGCCGGCGGACTTCTGCGCGCTGTGGCTCTCGTGCGCCAAGGGGCTGTCCACGGAAGCCGAAAAGAAAGCCGTGCGCCGCGCCGCCACCGAGCGGCTGGAGGAAATCGTCGCGTCGCCCCCCGCCGACGCGTCCGCCGACGACATCGCCGACGCGTGGCAGATCCTGGCCAACGCGCGCGTCGATCTGGGGGACAAGAAGGGTGCGCGGGAGGCGCACGAGAAGCGCATCGCGCTTCTCGAAGCGGCGGCAGCCAAGGCTCCGGATCCCGCGGCCGCCGCGACCTACGACTACGGTCGCGCGGTCTCCTACATGGCCCTCGGGCAAGGCGACAAGGCCATCGCCATGCTCGAGCAACGCGAGCGCGAGATCCCGGATTCCTACGAGCCTCCGGCTCGCCTGGCTTCGGTGCTGGTGCACATGAAGCGTTGGGACGCGGCCCTGGGTGCGGTGAACCGCGCGCTCGCCCACGCCTATGGTCCCCGCAAGCTCGACTACCTCGAGCTGAAGGAGCGGATCCTGCGCGCCCAGGGGAATGGGACCGCGCTGGTGGAGGTGCTCGAACAGCAGCTCGCGGGCTGGCAGGAGCAAGCGGGGCGCTTGAAATCCACTCCGAAGGAGTTGAGCGAGGTCAAAGCCCGGCTGGAAAAAGCTCGCGCCGCGAACCCAAAGCCAAAGCCTTAG
- a CDS encoding magnesium transporter CorA family protein: MKEGSREIRPRGVGVRARALDFATKDEVEIDANEARDAMASGKFVWLDVDLGNADGAREALEGLGLVDDEIIEDALTREPATQQARYSEYLHMVVSGCRLVGRHFDLDRVDAVLGERFLLTIHQGNVLFLSALEKDYKDDFQQFAQSPSFLLYELWEHLIDNYLDVQKRFEERVEELQRDLIGEVDDRVFGRVSELGADLLHFRKVVLPARAVLTDLSTRKSRFISEATQPYLANMVGTIERVLQDLLVDRDILSNSLNLYMSLVGHRTNEVMKKLTVVSVIFLPLTFLCGVYGMNFKVLPELEWNYGYLAFWLVVLAIVVTIAIISRRAKLL, from the coding sequence TTGAAGGAAGGCAGTCGTGAAATCCGCCCGCGCGGCGTCGGCGTGCGGGCGCGGGCCCTCGATTTCGCCACCAAGGACGAGGTCGAGATCGACGCGAATGAGGCGCGGGACGCGATGGCCTCCGGCAAGTTCGTGTGGCTGGACGTCGACCTCGGCAACGCCGATGGAGCGCGGGAGGCTCTGGAAGGCCTCGGCCTGGTGGACGACGAGATCATCGAGGACGCCCTCACCCGCGAGCCGGCCACGCAGCAGGCCCGCTACTCGGAGTACCTGCACATGGTGGTCTCGGGCTGCCGCCTGGTCGGACGTCACTTCGATCTGGACCGGGTAGATGCGGTGCTCGGGGAGCGCTTCTTGTTGACCATCCATCAGGGCAACGTGCTGTTCTTGTCGGCGCTGGAGAAGGACTACAAGGACGACTTCCAGCAGTTCGCCCAGAGCCCGAGCTTCCTCCTGTACGAGCTGTGGGAGCACCTGATCGACAACTACCTGGACGTCCAGAAGCGCTTCGAGGAACGAGTGGAGGAGCTGCAGCGGGACCTGATCGGGGAGGTGGACGATCGCGTGTTCGGCCGCGTGAGCGAGCTGGGGGCGGATCTCTTGCACTTTCGCAAGGTGGTGCTGCCCGCCCGGGCGGTGCTCACGGACCTTTCCACCCGCAAGTCCCGATTCATCAGCGAAGCCACGCAGCCGTATCTGGCCAACATGGTGGGCACCATCGAACGCGTGCTTCAAGACCTGCTCGTAGACCGGGACATCTTGAGCAACTCCCTGAACCTGTACATGTCGCTCGTCGGCCACCGCACCAACGAGGTCATGAAGAAGCTCACCGTGGTGAGCGTGATCTTCTTGCCGCTCACGTTCTTGTGCGGCGTGTACGGTATGAACTTCAAGGTGCTGCCGGAGCTCGAGTGGAACTACGGCTACCTAGCGTTCTGGCTGGTGGTGTTGGCGATCGTGGTGACGATCGCGATCATCTCGCGGCGCGCCAAGCTCTTGTGA
- a CDS encoding US12 family protein, which yields MSDGWEFQVNSGNPEADRQAIAGYEQQYRAQGMSVSAEPMPAGGFLVRVRPAAPAAGFAGGGTMLMQQAPEPQGPAPVPGYGAPPPQQQAPQQQYPAPQQQYAAPQQQYAAPQQQYAAPQQQYAAPQQQQQYGAGGHPAYAMAGGGMAAGAVAMPGVLGQVAPPIAADRLRYLRKVYGLLGASAFIAVLFGWAAVSLGPTISMTSPEGRPAEVPFLVGLMLGNSALLYGAFGALVLATFVASWVSKVRYVNVAALFGVAALMGIELAPMVFVAQFYAGFGETMSANPVRDTFMMVFAVFFAITAYIFVARKDFSWLGSILSMGFFVILTGCVLTFFLDSEPFALAVASGGAVLSIGFLLYVTSYIFRNSDMDDPVGDALAILVQLRNLFMFILRILMSRR from the coding sequence ATGAGCGACGGATGGGAGTTTCAGGTCAATAGCGGGAACCCAGAGGCGGATCGCCAAGCGATCGCGGGGTACGAGCAGCAGTACCGAGCCCAGGGCATGAGCGTCTCCGCGGAGCCGATGCCCGCGGGTGGCTTCTTGGTTCGCGTCCGGCCAGCGGCACCCGCGGCGGGCTTCGCCGGCGGCGGGACCATGCTGATGCAACAAGCGCCGGAGCCGCAGGGGCCGGCCCCCGTGCCCGGCTACGGCGCTCCGCCTCCGCAGCAACAGGCGCCGCAGCAGCAATACCCGGCTCCGCAGCAGCAATACGCAGCTCCGCAGCAGCAATACGCAGCTCCGCAGCAGCAGTACGCAGCTCCGCAGCAGCAGTACGCGGCTCCGCAGCAGCAGCAACAGTACGGCGCGGGCGGACACCCGGCCTACGCGATGGCGGGAGGCGGCATGGCCGCGGGCGCGGTCGCCATGCCCGGCGTGCTGGGCCAGGTGGCGCCGCCCATCGCCGCGGACCGCCTCAGATACCTGCGCAAGGTGTATGGCCTGCTGGGCGCATCGGCGTTCATCGCCGTGCTGTTCGGCTGGGCGGCGGTCAGCTTGGGGCCGACCATCTCCATGACCTCACCCGAGGGACGTCCGGCGGAGGTTCCGTTCCTGGTCGGCTTGATGCTGGGGAACAGCGCCCTGCTCTATGGAGCCTTTGGCGCCTTGGTGCTGGCCACCTTCGTCGCCAGCTGGGTGAGCAAGGTGCGCTACGTGAACGTGGCGGCGCTGTTCGGCGTCGCCGCGCTGATGGGCATCGAGCTCGCCCCCATGGTGTTCGTCGCCCAGTTCTACGCCGGGTTCGGCGAAACAATGTCCGCCAACCCGGTGCGCGACACTTTCATGATGGTGTTCGCGGTGTTCTTCGCCATCACCGCCTACATCTTCGTCGCGCGCAAAGACTTCTCCTGGCTCGGCTCCATCTTGAGCATGGGCTTCTTCGTCATCCTCACGGGCTGCGTGCTCACCTTCTTCCTGGACAGTGAGCCCTTCGCCCTGGCCGTGGCGAGCGGCGGCGCGGTGCTGTCCATCGGCTTCTTGCTGTACGTGACCAGCTACATCTTCCGTAACAGCGACATGGACGACCCGGTGGGAGATGCCCTGGCGATCCTGGTGCAGCTCCGCAACCTGTTCATGTTCATCCTCCGCATCTTGATGTCGCGCCGTTGA